ATGCTGATCAACACTGGATCAGagagcagagctggaggagcagctgcCTGGAGTCTGCTACAAGTCTCTCGGTTAGGTAGGTGATCACAAACACTGCTGGACACAGCACGAGCACCCGTGtaggtaaaatataaatagtattgcctttttatcacattttgttttttgttgtatactatatatactatatactacaAATTCCATAGGGTTTGAATGTGTGGGATAACTGTTATTCCTGGTATTTCCTAGCGCCCTGGCACCTATCTGTTGGAGCTCTTGAGGTGGAGTGCCACCCTAAAGGGCAGGATGGAGTGGATAGGCTGGCTGTGAGCAGGGGGCTTCTGACCGGTTGTCGGCCTAACATTCTGCTCAGTTCACATGTGGATGCCACAGAAGTAAATCTAATTAAAATGCATGTCAAAAACATGTCTTACTATTGTTTTGCCTGCTCCCATCaccacaattttcttttttttcaggcGTGTTTATTACTGACAGGTTTATTTCCTCTGGTTTACGCATTGTGTGAGGAGAAGTGTGATTGTCACTACTTCGCTGTTGAAGGTGAGAGATGGCGAGGCTATTTGTTCTTGTAATGAAATGTCAATATTTTCTGTGTAAATATGACATGTTCTTGCAGTATTATCACTGTGGCTAAAGAAAGTTAAAGAATGTCTGGCTGATATCTGGAAGATGACAGGTGTTCGTCTTCTGCCTGACAACAGCAGCTTGCAGCAACAGCTCATTCACATTATCTGGACCAATGCGGAAAGCCCAGTGAGTCTTATTAACATCATATTATTCTAAATCACAGGAAAGGACAATTTAGTTTGACAGCTTAAGGCAGGACATTGTGTACAGCACACTAGATTGTATCGTAATTTGACCACGTGCCATTACTAAATAATCAGAATGCAGTTTTGTTTGCCCATGTTTACATGCAGAAAGATTAAAGAGTTCATGTGTTATTccaaaaaatagttttaagtaCAACCTAGTGTAACATCTGCTCTGAAAACCTCACATATTCAGGAACAGGCAATTTCACATTACCCTCTCAAAAGATTCTAGACATTAATGCCAGAACGGTTCAGtgacatctgtctgtctgtgcactgGCAGGTGGAAAGGGTTTCAGAATTTATTCGCACTGCTTTTTGTCTCCTGCTGGACCTCTATGAGATGGACTGTAAGCAGTTTTGTGACACAAAGAAGACTTTGTATTGTACTCTACTGGAGCGAATAATTATGCTACCTTGGGAAACCAAAGCAAAATATCACCACCTCTGTGCCCTGCTGCCATATCTGGGTACTGACCAGGTGAGGATTAAGGGTTATTAGtgttaatattgttttaatgtagtCATTATTAAGGGTCATAATAACAGTAATGGATGTTTCCTTATTTAATCAGGTGCTGGATCAATATGCCGAAATTCCTAATCATCTCCTCAAGTGCTTGTCAACAAATCATCTGTCACCATGTGGATCAGAGCTTTATAAGTGTCTAATCCAGCAGCAGAGACAAGAGCTGTGCAGTGGTTCACAAATGTCGGCTTCATGTACTGAGCTGGATCTGGCCAATCACTGGGCAAAGCTTTGGCGGCCCGTTCTTCATGAGGCCCTGATGTCTGATGTGGCTCTTTTACAGCACAACAGTTCAACGCACTTACTACCCTGCACCTTTCAAGTCTTCCCGTCTGCTCTGGAACCTCTGCTGGCCTCACTGGACCCCTTTGCCCCTGGCCACCTTCCCGCCTGGGCTTGTATCATGAGCTCCTATCGAGCCACAACTGGAGGTTCTCCCTGGGCTCTGCAGGGTGGCTTAACCCTTGAAACCTTGCAGTTGGCTTTAGGATCTGCAGATGACAAAGTCCGTCTAGCTGCTTTAAATATTCTGTGCTGTAGCTCAAAGAGCAAAGACCCTCCTACTACAGAAGAAATATCAGCAATGAGGATGTTTATTCCTCAGAACCTAAACTGCGAGTCCTCGCCTTTCCGCCAACATTTTCAGGCTGGAGTGAAGAAGTTTCTGGTTCGTATCAGAGATTGCTGCTTGGCGCAAGTCAgaggacagacaggaaaaaagaaaggagatgCCACCCACTCAGTGAAGGCACAGAATGTACTGGAGCAGGGAATAGGTAAGATAACTCCCAGCTTGTtttatatgcacaaaaaaatcagttttatatttatcaaGCTGTGTTTATATCCTATCTCCTAAATTAAATTTCTAAACTGTTTACTTTAACATTCCTAGaattattatacagtatactCGTTGAATTAcaagtttctgtgttttaatatatCCCTTGAATGCTGACTAGATCACTAATAATTAATCACAAATAGAAACCTTCAGGGCAAACTGAACATTCTGTGGAAAAACTCTTAATTACAGTGATATAAGCTGCTATACAAATATCACAAGGAAGATTAAATACGCAAACCTTTTGAATTGAAATTCCAGAGTCTCAAGAATCACTTGATAACACTGGCAAATGTTATCTACCTTTGTGACAAATGTTGacagttcttttgttttgtgcctTCTTGTATATAATGTAGGGTTTGTGGACTGGTTGTATCAGCTTCCATACAGCTATCTGGCACCAGGACACAGTTATCAGAGAAAGAAgactgtgttgttgttgctttctgCAGTCTTAGAGACCTGCACAGACACCTGGAATCCAGACAAAAAGAAGGGACAACCTCCTGGTCAGTTAGTAAAGCGAGTAATTCTAAAACaaatgcttgttttcttttatattttttttatatttttttggtttggaatAGAAATGACTTCATCAATTCCTTTTTGCAGCCAATATAGGGTCTCTTATTAACTGTTCCAGACAAAGAGGACAATGGGACTTTTTCCATAGGACAAAACAACTGGTCCTTATCAGCTGTCTAGAAGATTCTACAAATGAGGTGGAGCTGCATTTACCTGAGATAACTGATTGAGGTTTATTATGGATTATTGTAGAGGGTTATTAAGagactttctttccttttcagaTTCGGGAGCTCTCAGCTGGGTTATTGTTGAGATTTTTCCCACCCACTTTTCCAGATGATATCGCTGCTGTGCTACTTACACGAACCAAACAGCTTCTGTGCAGTCCTCGGGTGCAGGAGGCTCAGATGGGAGCACTGATGATGAAAGTCCTCTTTCAGAAGTAAGACTTGCCttctacatttctttatttagaaCTCTGTCTGCTTTAGATGTGAAGAATGAGCATGTATTTGTTGTTCTATTTGTAGATTACGTGACCAGCCTAAAGACTATGGGGTGAACCATAACATTACAGTCGGCAGTGAAAGTAACCCCAAAGCTTCCTGCATGGTCCGAGTCCTGGTGAAGGAGCTAGAGGAGCACTATCTGACAGCCAAGGCAGACATGATGTGTTCTGCCAGAACCAAGCCTATACATGGTGAAACTTAACATTTGCAATactaacatttactgtaaatctgtgGTTCTCCACCCTGGTCCTCAAGTACCCctgttctgcttgttttccaacctaCACATTACTGATTAGTTCGATCAGGTCTGTTCAGTCCACCAGGAGTTGGAAGATACCATGTTAGGCGAGGATAGAGTGGGGAAAGACAGGAGTAGGCAGGAGTATTTGAGTAGCAGAATTTAGACCCACTGtcttaaatgaatttaaaccttttattatttaaatcctGTTGTGAATGGCGTTACAGGTGTTCTAAGTGCTCTTCAGAGGTGTTTGCTTGAGGCTGCCATCAGTGTCTATGACACACTTGACAACATATTGATCACTGAAGTGCTGGGCCTGCTGGAGAATATCTCTCTACTGCTGCTCAGTGTTCTGTATGGAGACCAGAAAGCTTGTGCCACCAAAAAGGGTAATCAAGCAATCTGCATAAACAATATTGTTTTAGGAATAATGTTCACACATCTCTGATTTATGACACCGCTGTCTTCTCTCTTAGATGCTCCTCCTTCTTTTTGTGATATGGGCAATGCCATCAACTCACTGATAGCCCAAGCTTCAGGAGGAGGCcaaggagagggagaagagtGTGTCCTGCTGTCTGAAGAGCACAGCCTCATTCTTACCTGCTGCTGGGTCTCCCTCAAGGTAAAATGGAAccaaatgcaacatttacatatatttgaTCTCTGCCTACATTGCTTTTACTATTGCTTGCTCTCTTATTTTCTTGTTAGGAAATAGGAATCTTTTTAGGTTTGCTAGTGGAAAAAATTATCACTGAATCCAAACCTGGCAAATCCCTTTTGACAAAAGAGGACCTGGAAAGAGCATCTGAAGTATTCAAGAATATTCTTCTCAAATGTCGTCACTGGGTAACTTTGATTAATTTGAGACAGTAAGTCTGAATCAACTCAAATCTCATGTTCTTATttgaaaaaaactatttctctTCACCAGGGGGCAGTAGAGGGATGCTGTATAGGATTCACCAGGTTCTGTACATCTCTGTTGAGCAGCAGTGATCTGGAGCTTAGGGATATCCCCGCTCAGATGCTAAAACAAGTAAGTGCTGATGCATACTTAATAAATGGAGATGCTGGATTATTTGCTTATTGATATTTCCTTTTCAATCTCTTGATAGGGATTGCAGGTTTTGCAGTCTCCACGTTCTACTTCTGTGACCAGGCGTGCAGCAGGGTTGCCAATGCTCATCCTGTGTGTTGTATCAGCAGAGGAGGCCAGTAAAGCCAGACCACTGTTAGCTCACAGTATGCAAACTTTATTGGATACAGCCCGATCCCCTCTACCTGAGAACTGGGACCAAACACTAGACCTGCCTCAGGTTTGCAGACACAGCAACAAGAATTAGGATGTTTGTCttttcacacagagacagacacggTCACATACTTGTTCTTATTTTCAAAGGTGTGTGCAGTTCACACTCTGCAGGCCCTGGTTCGTGGCTCAGGTTTGGGAGTAGCTGTCCTTCAGTTTGCCCCTGCTGTAGTCATCTTGTCCCTCACTTTGCTCAGTTCTCCCTGCTGGGCCATGAGGAATGCTGCTCTGCAACTTTACAGTAAGAGACACTTACACTGGTTGGGAAAAACAGGCAAACTTGTAATTATTCACAACTTGGAACTCTTAAACAGACTTCTCAAATCTATGATTCTATGTTAAACACTTTTGAACCTTTAGTGTCTATGTTGCTTCTGTCTAAGTGGTTTGCTGGAAAATTACTACACAAACTCATCTGCGTTGGGCTTGGGTCTGATTCAAATAGAAAAATGCAGCCCGATCCATGGTCTAAGGAACATTAAGAGCGTTGTTGTGTTTATATCTCTCAAATTCCATCTCCAGGTTCTCTGTGCTCACGGATGCTCGGCCAGCGCCCTAACAATGAAGAAGGTGGTCCTGCCCAACGTGGCATGTCCCCCAGTGCTTTCTTCTTCCACTACCCAGGGCTCCAATCCTTCCTCCTGGGCGAGCTGAGAGAAGCAGCACAAGACCTTCAGGGCCCACCTAATGAGGCCAAGCTATACCTCCAGCCCTCACTCTACCCTGTCCTCACTCTGTTAGCCCAACTCCAGCCCGGAGTGCAAGACTCAACAGAGTGATTACTGTCTACACTTTAATAATTCCTCATAGCAGTgtattttattcagattttttttctgcaaccaATGTTAAACCTTCTTCTTCACTCAGTcgtttgttattttattatcattattattattattattattattattatacaaagAGAAGATTAGAAATGTATGAATCTCCATACTGGATGTTTGACTtagttttttatgtatttgttttctttttctttttttcagaaattTGTCTGACTTCCTGCCTACTTTGCTCCAGCTAGCTGCAAATCCTGTATACAGTGTGAGAGTGATGGCCTCAAAGGCTTTGGTTGCCATGACTCCCCCCTCACAGTACATGAACATCCTCATCAAACTGACTGCTCAACTGCCCAGTCCAAAGGAGTGCTGCTGTCACAACCGGCTCCACGGGCAGCTGCTTCAGATCAAAGCTATGCTAGAAAGAGCTCTCTACACAGACAGGTTAGATTTAAAAGAGCTCTTTATTCATCCATTATACATTTTAGACTTTGATATcatgctgtgtttctgttgacAGTGCCCCCTTAGCAGACATGCATGAGGTCCTGAAACGGGTTAGTGGCTCACTGTGGCTGGTGACTGAAGCTCAACATTGCCCACTAGTCAGAGCAGTGTACCTCAGTGTGGCCGAGTCACTAAGAAGTTTCTGTAGTAAGGGCTACCTGTCGAAGCTTAGTGACACGCTCATGCAAGACCTCCAAAGACCTCAACAAGGGCTTCAGGTAGGTGAGGCATACTCTGATGCAcctataaacaaacaaacaaaaaaaaaagtttagggAACATTTTAGGGTTCTTTTGGCATTGACTTGGGGAAACTGCATTTGAATTGTATGCATGTAAAAATATTCAACTTTAattgttgattatttttaacagaatatttatGTTGATACAATAtaaaattcaacatttaaagCTAAAATGCCCTAAAATGTGGTCAGTAGTGTTTCTTTATAACATTAAATACTGACAATTAAAAGACAAGTTAAGAAAGCATCGTTAAGCCGTATGGGATTTAAACCAGCAGTGTTTCAGTCAAATAGTAAATAAGTGGTATCAGTGTTATAAGTGTGATTTGTCAGAAATTCAAACCAGCAAAGGGGGGAGCTTGTTTCATgagctcaaacacaaacaccagaaTCTAAGGAGGAGATCATCCTAGTTAACAAACTCCTTTAATTGAGAAAGGTTTGTCAGCgtctttaagtaaaaaaaaataagacttaaattatattttcataattatCAGGCCTCAGCCAACACGACTGTGTTCTTACACTCCtcaaagaaatacacacacacacacaccctgcagaTAACGACTAAagttaaaagtttgttttggcttttgCCTTGGCTATGTCATAATCACAGCTATGGTTTGTCAGCTACAGCCACAAACAATTCCAGAGTGTAGAAATCTATAGGTTAACTACATTGACTAACTCCACTATTAGGCCACTGTATCTGTAGTAGCTCTAATGACACAAACCTGCACAAGACAACTGAGGGTGCACCACGTCATTATAAGTCACTATTGGTGTTGTTCAATGCACAATACTGCAGTGTAATACAACTCCTCTGTGTGTAAATCAGAAAGATACTACTGCAAAATATATTGCTcggaaatgaaaaaatattacatagGAATGCACAGTTATTACAAGGTAACAGAAGAGTACTTCAGTAAAAAACATTACTTTGTGTGTAACACTGTTTTAGCTTTGGAAGAAAATAGTGCACTGTTgtaggaccccccccccccccaatcttATTGTAAGTAAATGGATCAGACAACCCTTTTTAGGGCCAGTTTTCAGGAGCCATTGACAAGGATACTTTGTGTTGTCTCCACAGGTTGGGTTGTCATCCT
This window of the Channa argus isolate prfri chromosome 11, Channa argus male v1.0, whole genome shotgun sequence genome carries:
- the si:ch211-225b11.4 gene encoding tRNA (32-2'-O)-methyltransferase regulator THADA isoform X2 codes for the protein MLSFEDLIISLQDCVIREDQAPENGSPRLRVFFDKVSEFSRTSVKRSKERCLDEALQLLRQISEAQLRSLEEGCLLLLVRLLLSMQLQVVNTSTACRKVDQMLQHLAKVNHQLVFRETHHCLLSIVNTDQMLCFEDLQKACMFLEDSVIGHEVWRESFLLWLNRVSELFPVILQQESLRDGPLCYFAVKVCLQVFQLLSREVAPLVWDKENKGPVTVQTILQALMDIILGQCLNRDTRLLAGTTVAMLINTGSESRAGGAAAWSLLQVSRLAPWHLSVGALEVECHPKGQDGVDRLAVSRGLLTGCRPNILLSSHVDATEACLLLTGLFPLVYALCEEKCDCHYFAVEVLSLWLKKVKECLADIWKMTGVRLLPDNSSLQQQLIHIIWTNAESPVERVSEFIRTAFCLLLDLYEMDCKQFCDTKKTLYCTLLERIIMLPWETKAKYHHLCALLPYLGTDQVLDQYAEIPNHLLKCLSTNHLSPCGSELYKCLIQQQRQELCSGSQMSASCTELDLANHWAKLWRPVLHEALMSDVALLQHNSSTHLLPCTFQVFPSALEPLLASLDPFAPGHLPAWACIMSSYRATTGGSPWALQGGLTLETLQLALGSADDKVRLAALNILCCSSKSKDPPTTEEISAMRMFIPQNLNCESSPFRQHFQAGVKKFLVRIRDCCLAQVRGQTGKKKGDATHSVKAQNVLEQGIGFVDWLYQLPYSYLAPGHSYQRKKTVLLLLSAVLETCTDTWNPDKKKGQPPANIGSLINCSRQRGQWDFFHRTKQLVLISCLEDSTNEIRELSAGLLLRFFPPTFPDDIAAVLLTRTKQLLCSPRVQEAQMGALMMKVLFQKLRDQPKDYGVNHNITVGSESNPKASCMVRVLVKELEEHYLTAKADMMCSARTKPIHGVLSALQRCLLEAAISVYDTLDNILITEVLGLLENISLLLLSVLYGDQKACATKKDAPPSFCDMGNAINSLIAQASGGGQGEGEECVLLSEEHSLILTCCWVSLKEIGIFLGLLVEKIITESKPGKSLLTKEDLERASEVFKNILLKCRHWGAVEGCCIGFTRFCTSLLSSSDLELRDIPAQMLKQGLQVLQSPRSTSVTRRAAGLPMLILCVVSAEEASKARPLLAHSMQTLLDTARSPLPENWDQTLDLPQVCAVHTLQALVRGSGLGVAVLQFAPAVVILSLTLLSSPCWAMRNAALQLYSSLCSRMLGQRPNNEEGGPAQRGMSPSAFFFHYPGLQSFLLGELREAAQDLQGPPNEAKLYLQPSLYPVLTLLAQLQPGVQDSTENLSDFLPTLLQLAANPVYSVRVMASKALVAMTPPSQYMNILIKLTAQLPSPKECCCHNRLHGQLLQIKAMLERALYTDSAPLADMHEVLKRVSGSLWLVTEAQHCPLVRAVYLSVAESLRSFCSKGYLSKLSDTLMQDLQRPQQGLQVGLSSFQQQAVYFLCADLKWACQIWNNFSATSPDLRLSLFMWVVDGQGTPHTSLKVLIQRVLQSNLREALLSHSVEYRKNYLAALIAVMAKDDYTSPHHLSQSVPLEEPFLPECLDLLLWNLEEQQGGPEFLSQALYAASLLVSRRSDSRHTTSVFQRLCSILECHRSPEVPEVLRMACAEALCVAGVPLMSHSQREHSTLPAIMIRLINTGLYLLQDQTQQVRMKAACFTSALHHVRRRKTKSSVYLMQVNLALPLLLDLLLEIYWDTPATLEMLLSHLPQCDLHLVLREASEMRSSSLYQQDEANVFAEPSVMSAQILPYLLQMAEKYSESTALAQTLRTWVEQTAAQLLDSLTVCKEIVPGKLTPNWLTLLMDPRFHSTMCGVVTRSSFLLQLLKTSEDVGHICDPLSLHKALQEVCSLLIQSGVHFPCALTFAGAGELPL
- the si:ch211-225b11.4 gene encoding tRNA (32-2'-O)-methyltransferase regulator THADA isoform X3, with the protein product MLSFEDLIISLQDCVIREDQAPENGSPRLRVFFDKVSEFSRTSVKRSKERCLDEALQLLRQISEAQLRSLEEGCLLLLVRLLLSMQLQVVNTSTACRKVDQMLQHLAKVNHQLVFRETHHCLLSIVNTDQMLCFEDLQKACMFLEDSVIGHEVWRESFLLWLNRVSELFPVILQQESLRDGPLCYFAVKVCLQVFQLLSREVAPLVWDKENKGPVTVQTILQALMDIILGQCLNRDTRLLAGTTVAMLINTGSESRAGGAAAWSLLQVSRLAPWHLSVGALEVECHPKGQDGVDRLAVSRGLLTGCRPNILLSSHVDATEACLLLTGLFPLVYALCEEKCDCHYFAVEVLSLWLKKVKECLADIWKMTGVRLLPDNSSLQQQLIHIIWTNAESPVERVSEFIRTAFCLLLDLYEMDCKQFCDTKKTLYCTLLERIIMLPWETKAKYHHLCALLPYLGTDQVLDQYAEIPNHLLKCLSTNHLSPCGSELYKCLIQQQRQELCSGSQMSASCTELDLANHWAKLWRPVLHEALMSDVALLQHNSSTHLLPCTFQVFPSALEPLLASLDPFAPGHLPAWACIMSSYRATTGGSPWALQGGLTLETLQLALGSADDKVRLAALNILCCSSKSKDPPTTEEISAMRMFIPQNLNCESSPFRQHFQAGVKKFLVRIRDCCLAQVRGQTGKKKGDATHSVKAQNVLEQGIGFVDWLYQLPYSYLAPGHSYQRKKTVLLLLSAVLETCTDTWNPDKKKGQPPANIGSLINCSRQRGQWDFFHRTKQLVLISCLEDSTNEIRELSAGLLLRFFPPTFPDDIAAVLLTRTKQLLCSPRVQEAQMGALMMKVLFQKLRDQPKDYGVNHNITVGSESNPKASCMVRVLVKELEEHYLTAKADMMCSARTKPIHGVLSALQRCLLEAAISVYDTLDNILITEVLGLLENISLLLLSVLYGDQKACATKKDAPPSFCDMGNAINSLIAQASGGGQGEGEECVLLSEEHSLILTCCWVSLKEIGIFLGLLVEKIITESKPGKSLLTKEDLERASEVFKNILLKCRHWGAVEGCCIGFTRFCTSLLSSSDLELRDIPAQMLKQGLQVLQSPRSTSVTRRAAGLPMLILCVVSAEEASKARPLLAHSMQTLLDTARSPLPENWDQTLDLPQVCAVHTLQALVRGSGLGVAVLQFAPAVVILSLTLLSSPCWAMRNAALQLYSSLCSRMLGQRPNNEEGGPAQRGMSPSAFFFHYPGLQSFLLGELREAAQDLQGPPNEAKLYLQPSLYPVLTLLAQLQPGVQDSTENLSDFLPTLLQLAANPVYSVRVMASKALVAMTPPSQYMNILIKLTAQLPSPKECCCHNRLHGQLLQIKAMLERALYTDSAPLADMHEVLKRVSGSLWLVTEAQHCPLVRAVYLSVAESLRSFCSKGYLSKLSDTLMQDLQRPQQGLQVGLSSFQQQAVYFLCADLKWACQIWNNFSATSPDLRLSLFMWVVDGQGTPHTSLKVLIQRVLQSNLREALLSHSVEYRKNYLAALIAVMAKDDYTSPHHLSQSVPLEEPFLPECLDLLLWNLEEQQGGPEFLSQALYAASLLVSRRHTTSVFQRLCSILECHRSPEVPEVLRMACAEALCVAGVPLMSHSQREHSTLPAIMIRLINTGLYLLQDQTQQVRMKAACFTSALHHVRRRKTKSSVYLMQVNLALPLLLDLLLEIYWDTPATLEMLLSHLPQCDLHLVLREASEMRSSSLYQQDEANVFAEPSVMSAQILPYLLQMAEKYSESTALAQTLRTWVEQTAAQLLDSLTVCKEIVPAGKLTPNWLTLLMDPRFHSTMCGVVTRSSFLLQLLKTSEDVGHICDPLSLHKALQEVCSLLIQSGVHFPCALTFAGAGELPL
- the si:ch211-225b11.4 gene encoding tRNA (32-2'-O)-methyltransferase regulator THADA isoform X4; amino-acid sequence: MLSFEDLIISLQDCVIREDQAPENGSPRLRVFFDKVSEFSRTSVKRSKERCLDEALQLLRQISEAQLRSLEEGCLLLLVRLLLSMQLQVVNTSTACRKVDQMLQHLAKVNHQLVFRETHHCLLSIVNTDQMLCFEDLQKACMFLEDSVIGHEVWRESFLLWLNRVSELFPVILQQESLRDGPLCYFAVKVCLQVFQLLSREVAPLVWDKENKGPVTVQTILQALMDIILGQCLNRDTRLLAGTTVAMLINTGSESRAGGAAAWSLLQVSRLAPWHLSVGALEVECHPKGQDGVDRLAVSRGLLTGCRPNILLSSHVDATEACLLLTGLFPLVYALCEEKCDCHYFAVEVLSLWLKKVKECLADIWKMTGVRLLPDNSSLQQQLIHIIWTNAESPVERVSEFIRTAFCLLLDLYEMDCKQFCDTKKTLYCTLLERIIMLPWETKAKYHHLCALLPYLGTDQVLDQYAEIPNHLLKCLSTNHLSPCGSELYKCLIQQQRQELCSGSQMSASCTELDLANHWAKLWRPVLHEALMSDVALLQHNSSTHLLPCTFQVFPSALEPLLASLDPFAPGHLPAWACIMSSYRATTGGSPWALQGGLTLETLQLALGSADDKVRLAALNILCCSSKSKDPPTTEEISAMRMFIPQNLNCESSPFRQHFQAGVKKFLVRIRDCCLAQVRGQTGKKKGDATHSVKAQNVLEQGIGFVDWLYQLPYSYLAPGHSYQRKKTVLLLLSAVLETCTDTWNPDKKKGQPPANIGSLINCSRQRGQWDFFHRTKQLVLISCLEDSTNEIRELSAGLLLRFFPPTFPDDIAAVLLTRTKQLLCSPRVQEAQMGALMMKVLFQKLRDQPKDYGVNHNITVGSESNPKASCMVRVLVKELEEHYLTAKADMMCSARTKPIHGVLSALQRCLLEAAISVYDTLDNILITEVLGLLENISLLLLSVLYGDQKACATKKDAPPSFCDMGNAINSLIAQASGGGQGEGEECVLLSEEHSLILTCCWVSLKEIGIFLGLLVEKIITESKPGKSLLTKEDLERASEVFKNILLKCRHWGAVEGCCIGFTRFCTSLLSSSDLELRDIPAQMLKQGLQVLQSPRSTSVTRRAAGLPMLILCVVSAEEASKARPLLAHSMQTLLDTARSPLPENWDQTLDLPQVCAVHTLQALVRGSGLGVAVLQFAPAVVILSLTLLSSPCWAMRNAALQLYSSLCSRMLGQRPNNEEGGPAQRGMSPSAFFFHYPGLQSFLLGELREAAQDLQGPPNEAKLYLQPSLYPVLTLLAQLQPGVQDSTENLSDFLPTLLQLAANPVYSVRVMASKALVAMTPPSQYMNILIKLTAQLPSPKECCCHNRLHGQLLQIKAMLERALYTDSAPLADMHEVLKRVSGSLWLVTEAQHCPLVRAVYLSVAESLRSFCSKGYLSKLSDTLMQDLQRPQQGLQVGLSSFQQQAVYFLCADLKWACQIWNNFSATSPDLRLSLFMWVVDGQGTPHTSLKVLIQRVLQSNLREALLSHSVEYRKNYLAALIAVMAKDDYTSPHHLSQSVPLEEPFLPECLDLLLWNLEEQQGGPEFLSQALYAASLLVSRRSDSRHTTSVFQRLCSILECHRSPEVPEVLRMACAEALCVAGVPLMSHSQREHSTLPAIMIRTKPSR
- the si:ch211-225b11.4 gene encoding tRNA (32-2'-O)-methyltransferase regulator THADA isoform X1; protein product: MLSFEDLIISLQDCVIREDQAPENGSPRLRVFFDKVSEFSRTSVKRSKERCLDEALQLLRQISEAQLRSLEEGCLLLLVRLLLSMQLQVVNTSTACRKVDQMLQHLAKVNHQLVFRETHHCLLSIVNTDQMLCFEDLQKACMFLEDSVIGHEVWRESFLLWLNRVSELFPVILQQESLRDGPLCYFAVKVCLQVFQLLSREVAPLVWDKENKGPVTVQTILQALMDIILGQCLNRDTRLLAGTTVAMLINTGSESRAGGAAAWSLLQVSRLAPWHLSVGALEVECHPKGQDGVDRLAVSRGLLTGCRPNILLSSHVDATEACLLLTGLFPLVYALCEEKCDCHYFAVEVLSLWLKKVKECLADIWKMTGVRLLPDNSSLQQQLIHIIWTNAESPVERVSEFIRTAFCLLLDLYEMDCKQFCDTKKTLYCTLLERIIMLPWETKAKYHHLCALLPYLGTDQVLDQYAEIPNHLLKCLSTNHLSPCGSELYKCLIQQQRQELCSGSQMSASCTELDLANHWAKLWRPVLHEALMSDVALLQHNSSTHLLPCTFQVFPSALEPLLASLDPFAPGHLPAWACIMSSYRATTGGSPWALQGGLTLETLQLALGSADDKVRLAALNILCCSSKSKDPPTTEEISAMRMFIPQNLNCESSPFRQHFQAGVKKFLVRIRDCCLAQVRGQTGKKKGDATHSVKAQNVLEQGIGFVDWLYQLPYSYLAPGHSYQRKKTVLLLLSAVLETCTDTWNPDKKKGQPPANIGSLINCSRQRGQWDFFHRTKQLVLISCLEDSTNEIRELSAGLLLRFFPPTFPDDIAAVLLTRTKQLLCSPRVQEAQMGALMMKVLFQKLRDQPKDYGVNHNITVGSESNPKASCMVRVLVKELEEHYLTAKADMMCSARTKPIHGVLSALQRCLLEAAISVYDTLDNILITEVLGLLENISLLLLSVLYGDQKACATKKDAPPSFCDMGNAINSLIAQASGGGQGEGEECVLLSEEHSLILTCCWVSLKEIGIFLGLLVEKIITESKPGKSLLTKEDLERASEVFKNILLKCRHWGAVEGCCIGFTRFCTSLLSSSDLELRDIPAQMLKQGLQVLQSPRSTSVTRRAAGLPMLILCVVSAEEASKARPLLAHSMQTLLDTARSPLPENWDQTLDLPQVCAVHTLQALVRGSGLGVAVLQFAPAVVILSLTLLSSPCWAMRNAALQLYSSLCSRMLGQRPNNEEGGPAQRGMSPSAFFFHYPGLQSFLLGELREAAQDLQGPPNEAKLYLQPSLYPVLTLLAQLQPGVQDSTENLSDFLPTLLQLAANPVYSVRVMASKALVAMTPPSQYMNILIKLTAQLPSPKECCCHNRLHGQLLQIKAMLERALYTDSAPLADMHEVLKRVSGSLWLVTEAQHCPLVRAVYLSVAESLRSFCSKGYLSKLSDTLMQDLQRPQQGLQVGLSSFQQQAVYFLCADLKWACQIWNNFSATSPDLRLSLFMWVVDGQGTPHTSLKVLIQRVLQSNLREALLSHSVEYRKNYLAALIAVMAKDDYTSPHHLSQSVPLEEPFLPECLDLLLWNLEEQQGGPEFLSQALYAASLLVSRRSDSRHTTSVFQRLCSILECHRSPEVPEVLRMACAEALCVAGVPLMSHSQREHSTLPAIMIRLINTGLYLLQDQTQQVRMKAACFTSALHHVRRRKTKSSVYLMQVNLALPLLLDLLLEIYWDTPATLEMLLSHLPQCDLHLVLREASEMRSSSLYQQDEANVFAEPSVMSAQILPYLLQMAEKYSESTALAQTLRTWVEQTAAQLLDSLTVCKEIVPAGKLTPNWLTLLMDPRFHSTMCGVVTRSSFLLQLLKTSEDVGHICDPLSLHKALQEVCSLLIQSGVHFPCALTFAGAGELPL